In a single window of the Nitrospira sp. genome:
- the thiL gene encoding thiamine-phosphate kinase, producing the protein MANRKAKSVIQEFPLIQGLAGRFARPAPGIVQGIGDDAAVVKPTAQTWWHVTTDLLAEGIHFNFKSAAPESVGYRAAMANLSDLAAMGATPHYLLVSLAIPKALKPSHIFTLYSGMMSACRRYRVALIGGDTSASKNGLFLNITLIGTTPTQQALFRHGAHVGDLIYVTGTLGDSLAGLRLVMPLHKAQGSRKERIALSPSHERFLIGRHFRPTARVAEGQWVNRQRLASAAIDVSDGLSGDLRHLCEKSGVGAEIEAEKLPISVACQAYGQATGCSPVQLALTGGEDYELLFTVAPGSRRTIEQQARTRGYHMTCIGTIRPKRFGLQLSSDGQRRPLLATSYEHFR; encoded by the coding sequence GTGGCCAATCGCAAGGCCAAATCAGTCATTCAGGAATTCCCTCTGATCCAAGGCCTCGCGGGCCGGTTCGCTCGCCCAGCGCCTGGCATTGTCCAGGGCATCGGGGACGATGCCGCAGTCGTTAAACCCACCGCACAGACCTGGTGGCATGTCACGACAGACCTGCTCGCGGAAGGAATCCATTTCAACTTCAAGTCTGCGGCCCCCGAATCCGTCGGGTATCGAGCCGCCATGGCCAACCTCAGCGATCTGGCCGCTATGGGGGCCACCCCTCACTATCTGCTTGTCTCACTCGCCATCCCAAAGGCACTGAAACCATCGCACATCTTCACACTCTACAGCGGCATGATGAGCGCATGCCGCCGGTATCGCGTCGCACTCATTGGTGGAGATACCTCTGCCTCCAAGAACGGGCTCTTTCTCAATATCACGCTCATTGGGACCACCCCCACACAACAGGCTCTCTTTCGCCACGGCGCTCACGTTGGAGACCTGATTTACGTCACCGGTACGCTTGGAGACTCCCTTGCCGGCCTTCGCCTCGTGATGCCGCTCCACAAGGCTCAAGGCTCGAGGAAGGAGAGGATCGCCCTCTCCCCCTCGCATGAACGATTTCTGATAGGCCGCCACTTCCGCCCAACGGCGAGAGTCGCCGAAGGACAGTGGGTTAACAGACAGCGGCTGGCCTCTGCCGCCATTGATGTGTCCGATGGTCTCTCGGGAGATCTTCGGCACTTATGCGAGAAGAGTGGAGTCGGCGCCGAAATTGAAGCTGAGAAACTCCCCATCTCGGTGGCCTGCCAAGCCTACGGCCAAGCAACGGGCTGCTCACCGGTTCAACTCGCACTCACCGGAGGCGAAGACTATGAACTGCTCTTCACCGTCGCTCCGGGCTCCCGAAGGACGATTGAACAGCAGGCCCGCACCCGTGGCTATCACATGACCTGTATCGGTACCATTCGCCCAAAACGATTTGGCCTTCAGTTGTCATCCGACGGGCAGAGACGCCCGCTGCTGGCCACCAGTTACGAGCACTTCCGGTAA
- the lon gene encoding endopeptidase La, translating into MTDPNEQDIQPPQNIEVPSQLPLLPVRDIVVFPYMVLPLFVGRDMSIKAIEAALAGNRMLFLTTQKALDVENPTPKDIHTVGTVGIIMRMLKLPDERIKILVQGIAKAKINKYIQTDPYYSVRIDKVPDTKPTATPLEAEAVMRTVKEQIERIVSLGKVLIPDVMVVIENLEEPGRLADMVASNLGLKVDTTQAVLEIADPIQRLRQVSDILGKEIEVLSMQQKIQAQAKGEMDKTQREYFLREQLKAIQKELGELDERTEEVTEFRKRIKDAKMPEKVLKEAEKQLKRLEKMHPDTAESATVRTYLEWMVELPWSKRSKDNLELKAAAKVLNEDHYDLEKVKERILEYLAVRKLKEKMKGPILCFVGPPGVGKTSLGKSIAKALGREFVRISLGGVRDEAEIRGHRRTYVGALPGRIIQGMKQAGTSNPVFMLDEVDKVGMDFRGDPSAALLEVLDPEQNTAFTDHYLGVPFDLTEVMFITTANLIDPILPALRDRMEVIEIPGYTEEEKLGIAQRYLIPRQLDEHGITNKHVQLTEPAIRQIISHYTREAGVRNLEREIANVMRKVAKKVAEGKGQGFSIDPSNLNKYLGVSKYVPEAELEQDETGVATGLAWTEAGGDVLYIEATVMKGKGQLTLTGHLGDVMKESAQAALSYVRSREKSLNIDPTVFNKQDLHIHVPAGAIPKDGPSAGITMATAIASAFSGIPTRRDLAMTGEITLRGRVLPIGGLKEKILAAKRAKLTTVILPRRNKKDLEEIPKHLLKGIQLAFVDTMDDVMKIALRRRGKTPPASKKQPASPAPARIRPLRSGKGRRSHELPATAMADRIPARS; encoded by the coding sequence ATGACCGACCCAAACGAGCAAGATATTCAACCCCCACAAAACATTGAGGTTCCCAGCCAACTCCCGCTGTTACCAGTCCGAGACATTGTCGTCTTTCCGTATATGGTCCTTCCGTTGTTCGTTGGACGCGATATGTCGATCAAGGCCATAGAAGCGGCCTTGGCTGGCAACCGGATGCTTTTCCTTACCACCCAAAAAGCGTTGGATGTCGAGAATCCGACCCCCAAGGATATCCACACCGTTGGAACCGTCGGCATCATCATGCGGATGCTGAAGCTGCCGGATGAACGCATCAAAATTTTGGTACAAGGCATCGCCAAAGCCAAGATCAACAAATATATCCAAACCGACCCGTATTACTCCGTTCGAATCGATAAAGTCCCGGACACGAAACCGACGGCCACGCCGCTGGAGGCCGAAGCCGTGATGCGGACCGTCAAGGAACAGATCGAACGGATCGTCAGTTTGGGCAAGGTCCTGATCCCCGATGTCATGGTCGTCATCGAAAATCTCGAGGAGCCGGGGCGTTTGGCCGACATGGTCGCTTCCAATCTTGGGCTCAAAGTCGACACGACCCAAGCCGTCTTGGAAATCGCCGACCCGATTCAGCGACTTCGCCAGGTCAGCGACATCCTCGGAAAAGAAATCGAAGTCCTCTCCATGCAGCAGAAGATCCAGGCACAAGCCAAAGGCGAGATGGACAAAACCCAGCGCGAATATTTTCTCAGGGAACAACTGAAAGCGATTCAGAAGGAGTTGGGTGAACTAGATGAACGAACGGAAGAAGTCACTGAATTCCGCAAACGCATCAAAGACGCCAAGATGCCCGAGAAGGTGCTGAAGGAAGCGGAAAAACAGCTGAAACGCCTGGAGAAAATGCATCCCGACACCGCCGAGTCCGCCACCGTCCGAACCTATCTGGAGTGGATGGTCGAGTTGCCCTGGTCGAAGCGTTCGAAGGATAATCTGGAGCTGAAAGCTGCGGCCAAGGTGCTGAACGAAGACCACTACGATCTTGAAAAGGTCAAAGAGCGCATCCTGGAATATCTGGCGGTTCGAAAACTCAAAGAGAAAATGAAGGGACCGATCTTGTGTTTCGTCGGCCCGCCCGGAGTCGGCAAAACCTCGTTGGGTAAATCAATTGCCAAAGCCTTAGGTCGGGAATTCGTGCGGATCAGCTTGGGTGGTGTGCGGGATGAGGCAGAAATCCGTGGCCATCGCCGCACCTACGTCGGAGCATTGCCCGGCCGTATCATCCAAGGCATGAAACAGGCGGGAACCAGTAATCCCGTGTTTATGCTGGACGAGGTGGACAAGGTGGGAATGGATTTCCGAGGCGACCCTTCTGCCGCCTTACTCGAAGTGCTCGACCCCGAACAGAACACGGCCTTCACCGACCACTACCTCGGAGTCCCCTTTGACCTGACCGAAGTGATGTTCATCACCACGGCCAATTTGATCGATCCGATCCTGCCTGCACTGCGCGATCGGATGGAGGTCATTGAAATCCCAGGATACACCGAGGAGGAAAAACTCGGCATCGCCCAGCGTTACTTGATTCCGCGCCAACTCGACGAACACGGCATCACGAACAAACATGTGCAGCTCACGGAACCTGCCATCAGACAAATTATCTCGCACTACACTAGGGAAGCCGGGGTTCGGAACCTCGAGCGCGAGATCGCAAACGTCATGCGCAAGGTCGCAAAGAAAGTGGCCGAAGGCAAAGGGCAGGGCTTCTCCATCGATCCATCCAATCTCAATAAATACCTCGGTGTCTCGAAATATGTTCCGGAAGCCGAGCTCGAGCAAGATGAGACCGGCGTCGCCACCGGTCTGGCCTGGACCGAGGCAGGGGGCGACGTGCTGTACATTGAGGCGACCGTCATGAAAGGTAAAGGCCAATTAACCCTCACCGGCCACCTCGGGGATGTCATGAAAGAGTCCGCACAAGCGGCCCTCAGCTATGTCCGTTCAAGGGAGAAAAGCCTGAACATCGATCCCACCGTGTTCAACAAGCAAGATCTGCATATCCATGTCCCGGCCGGGGCCATCCCCAAGGATGGACCCTCCGCCGGCATCACGATGGCCACAGCTATTGCCTCGGCCTTCTCTGGTATTCCTACAAGGCGGGACCTGGCCATGACGGGAGAGATCACCTTGCGCGGCCGCGTCCTTCCGATCGGAGGACTAAAAGAAAAGATCCTGGCAGCCAAACGGGCCAAGCTCACGACCGTCATCCTGCCTCGCCGGAACAAAAAAGATCTCGAAGAAATTCCCAAACACCTGCTGAAAGGCATTCAGTTGGCGTTTGTCGATACCATGGATGACGTTATGAAGATCGCGCTCCGTCGACGTGGGAAGACGCCACCAGCTTCGAAGAAACAACCAGCCTCTCCGGCACCAGCCCGCATCCGTCCGCTACGATCAGGCAAAGGGCGGCGGTCTCACGAGCTGCCGGCCACGGCGATGGCCGACCGAATCCCGGCACGTTCATAG
- the galU gene encoding UTP--glucose-1-phosphate uridylyltransferase GalU — MSRLAVRKAVIPAAGLGTRFLPATKASPKEMLPLVDKPLIQYTVEEAVASGIEDIIVITGRGKRAIEDHFDRSVELEENLKGTGKSQVLHQIRQISNLANFCYVRQSEALGLGHAVLCAQHLIGDEPFAVILGDEIIDADVPGLAQLIHVYKKRHGAVLGVQDVPKADVSRYGIVTPKRLSHGLHRVEDLIEKPSPTDAPSTLAVIGRYVLPPEIFPILRKTAPGKNGEIQLTDALKTLAKKSPMYALEVEGQRHDAGDKLGFLIATVEFALKNPALGAEFRDYLSTRMHTTSNNRRG; from the coding sequence ATGTCTCGCCTCGCAGTCAGAAAAGCGGTCATCCCAGCAGCTGGCCTGGGAACACGATTTCTTCCCGCGACCAAAGCCTCTCCCAAGGAGATGCTGCCCCTGGTCGACAAGCCGCTCATTCAATATACGGTTGAAGAAGCAGTAGCCTCAGGGATCGAAGATATTATTGTGATCACAGGGCGCGGCAAACGTGCCATTGAAGACCACTTTGACCGTTCCGTGGAGTTGGAAGAAAATCTGAAGGGAACTGGAAAGAGCCAAGTCCTCCATCAAATTCGACAAATTTCAAACCTTGCGAACTTCTGCTATGTCCGCCAGTCAGAGGCACTGGGTTTGGGACATGCCGTCCTGTGTGCCCAACACCTCATTGGGGACGAACCCTTTGCGGTGATTCTGGGAGACGAAATCATCGACGCCGATGTGCCGGGGCTCGCTCAACTCATCCACGTCTATAAGAAACGCCACGGGGCAGTCCTTGGAGTGCAGGATGTTCCGAAGGCGGATGTCAGCCGATATGGCATCGTCACTCCGAAACGCCTCTCTCATGGGTTACATCGAGTGGAGGATTTGATTGAGAAACCGTCACCCACCGATGCACCTTCTACGCTCGCTGTGATCGGCCGCTATGTACTTCCTCCGGAAATCTTTCCGATCCTACGGAAAACAGCCCCAGGGAAGAACGGAGAAATTCAATTGACCGATGCGCTCAAGACACTGGCAAAAAAATCTCCGATGTATGCGCTCGAGGTAGAGGGCCAGCGCCACGACGCTGGAGACAAGCTTGGATTTTTGATCGCAACCGTGGAGTTTGCACTCAAGAACCCGGCATTGGGTGCAGAGTTCCGCGACTACCTCTCGACCAGGATGCATACCACATCGAATAATCGTCGCGGATGA
- the bamA gene encoding outer membrane protein assembly factor BamA — protein MTGHVVYRSRSLLVAALLVSVFLGGLDVYGQGVEPKVASIDIRGAKRIEVPAIVGRLTLKPDDPYTSEHVRGQIRILYDTGFFEDVQVETESVAAGMAVTFVVREKPFISEVVFDGNEHLSDEKLKEKTTIKSQTFLDQQQVKESAERLRLAYQQDGYYSAQVIPVVQAIDEDRMRLIFHVTEGEKARVKTVVFEGITGVSKAELLNVMATREWIPWYGLMTQMKLPSFFSDAGVLKREEMGNDVERIKEVLLNKGYFNARVSQPSVELTEDKKWFTVHYSISEGEPFTVGEVGFRGHTVFEDPELRAGLKIKEGEIFQRAKIRDEMTRLTDLYGSKGYSFAEVVPSVIPNNEERMVSIILNVKEGEMMRIRQINIYGNDKTRDNVIRREIRVDEQDVIDTASLKRSFQRLNNLNFFETVEILPNQVAPDKVDLNVRVKEKPTGMFSLGGGFSTLDRLVAIADITQGNLGGYGYLGRIRGQLGQRRSLGSITFRNPYLYDSLTSLQVDGYRSQTNYLSYFENRTGGNITLGRWLSEYVTGSISIFAEEITYKDPQDGLCPDLVPIVCRQLGTRSSTGFRLALFRDTRDYYIDPRTGWRIGGGFDIGTPLMGGSNNFIKYYADVIKVTPLPYDLRVSLRARFGEVRAQGGTQIPLSERFFVGGINTMRGFSFGRAGPTVPTTHAPFGAAKQLIFSSELIFTISAEAKLNGVLFFDYGKGFDDDEPLSIHLRPAAGLEGRWISPFGPLRVAYGINLDKRTGERFGVFEFTIGTLF, from the coding sequence GTGACCGGGCATGTCGTTTACAGATCCCGATCACTGCTGGTCGCGGCACTGTTGGTTTCTGTCTTCTTGGGTGGGCTCGATGTGTATGGGCAAGGCGTTGAGCCGAAGGTGGCTTCGATCGATATCCGGGGAGCCAAGCGGATCGAGGTGCCGGCTATTGTCGGTCGCCTCACCCTCAAACCGGATGATCCCTATACCTCAGAACATGTGCGTGGCCAGATTCGAATTCTGTACGACACAGGATTTTTCGAAGATGTGCAGGTGGAAACCGAGTCAGTTGCAGCCGGTATGGCGGTGACCTTTGTTGTGCGAGAAAAGCCCTTCATCAGCGAGGTCGTTTTTGACGGAAATGAGCATCTGAGTGACGAGAAGCTCAAGGAAAAGACGACCATTAAGAGCCAGACGTTTCTGGACCAACAACAGGTGAAGGAGAGTGCCGAGCGGCTTCGTCTCGCCTATCAGCAGGACGGGTACTACAGTGCGCAAGTCATTCCGGTGGTTCAGGCCATCGATGAGGATCGGATGCGCCTGATCTTTCATGTGACTGAGGGAGAGAAGGCGAGAGTCAAGACGGTGGTGTTTGAAGGGATTACCGGGGTGAGCAAGGCTGAATTGCTCAATGTCATGGCAACCAGGGAATGGATTCCTTGGTACGGACTCATGACACAGATGAAGCTCCCCTCCTTTTTTTCTGATGCCGGGGTGCTGAAACGCGAAGAGATGGGGAATGATGTCGAGCGGATCAAAGAAGTCTTGTTGAATAAGGGGTATTTCAACGCTCGAGTCAGCCAGCCGTCCGTTGAATTGACCGAAGATAAAAAGTGGTTCACTGTCCACTATTCGATTTCCGAGGGAGAACCATTCACGGTCGGGGAAGTCGGGTTTCGTGGGCACACGGTGTTCGAGGATCCTGAGCTTCGTGCTGGGTTGAAGATCAAAGAAGGGGAGATCTTTCAACGGGCGAAAATCAGGGATGAGATGACGCGGTTGACCGATTTGTACGGGAGTAAGGGGTATTCCTTCGCTGAAGTAGTGCCCAGCGTCATTCCGAACAATGAAGAACGGATGGTCAGCATCATCCTCAACGTCAAAGAAGGCGAGATGATGCGTATCCGGCAAATCAATATCTATGGAAATGATAAGACGCGAGACAATGTCATTCGGCGTGAGATTCGGGTTGATGAACAGGATGTGATCGATACCGCCTCGCTGAAGCGCAGTTTCCAGCGACTAAATAACCTGAACTTCTTCGAGACGGTCGAGATTCTGCCGAATCAGGTTGCGCCCGACAAAGTCGATCTGAACGTACGGGTCAAGGAAAAGCCGACCGGCATGTTCAGCCTGGGGGGAGGCTTTAGCACCCTTGACCGGCTCGTGGCGATCGCTGATATTACGCAGGGGAATTTGGGCGGATATGGGTATCTTGGTCGCATCCGCGGGCAGCTCGGGCAGCGGCGAAGTCTCGGGTCCATCACCTTCCGCAATCCCTATCTCTATGATTCGTTGACGTCGCTCCAGGTCGACGGCTATCGCAGTCAGACGAATTACCTTTCCTATTTTGAGAACCGAACAGGCGGGAACATCACACTCGGGCGTTGGCTCTCGGAGTATGTGACGGGGAGCATCAGTATCTTTGCAGAAGAAATTACGTACAAGGATCCGCAAGACGGCCTTTGTCCTGATTTGGTCCCTATCGTTTGTCGCCAATTAGGCACACGGTCGTCGACGGGCTTTCGATTGGCACTCTTTCGGGATACCAGAGACTATTACATCGATCCCAGGACCGGCTGGCGAATCGGCGGTGGGTTTGATATCGGCACGCCCCTGATGGGGGGGAGCAACAACTTCATCAAGTACTATGCAGACGTGATCAAGGTCACGCCGCTTCCCTACGACCTGCGAGTATCGCTGCGTGCGCGTTTTGGCGAGGTTCGAGCACAGGGTGGGACGCAGATCCCGTTGAGTGAACGATTCTTCGTGGGCGGCATCAATACCATGCGCGGGTTTTCCTTCGGCCGAGCCGGCCCCACGGTTCCAACCACCCATGCTCCATTTGGTGCCGCAAAACAGTTGATCTTCAGCAGCGAGTTGATCTTTACGATCTCCGCGGAGGCTAAATTGAATGGTGTGCTCTTCTTCGATTACGGCAAAGGGTTTGATGACGACGAACCGCTGTCGATCCATCTTCGGCCTGCAGCCGGTCTAGAAGGACGGTGGATTTCGCCATTTGGTCCATTGCGTGTTGCCTATGGAATCAATCTAGATAAACGAACCGGTGAGCGATTCGGTGTGTTTGAATTTACGATCGGAACCTTGTTCTAA
- a CDS encoding OmpH family outer membrane protein, translated as MNWKRPWGGISRIGWLAGLGVLAYVVGGCAGTAVKMESKVGVINAQRLLNETNVGKRAKDNLASFSKNRQALMESEERELRRMEEDFSRQASILSQTGKREREEQFRRRMQEYQQKAAELNREVQEKQKDVLEGFRDKVEAVVAKVAKRLGLQVVVDRSKGGPTIYHEEGLDISNQVIEEFNREYP; from the coding sequence GTGAACTGGAAGCGGCCCTGGGGGGGAATCTCGCGGATCGGATGGCTGGCTGGGCTGGGCGTTCTCGCGTACGTTGTTGGCGGCTGTGCGGGTACCGCAGTTAAGATGGAGAGCAAGGTTGGGGTGATCAATGCGCAGCGTCTTCTGAACGAAACGAACGTGGGGAAACGGGCAAAGGACAATCTGGCCTCTTTCTCCAAGAATCGACAGGCCTTGATGGAGTCAGAAGAACGGGAGTTGCGGCGGATGGAGGAGGATTTTTCGCGACAGGCGTCCATCCTCAGCCAGACGGGGAAGCGGGAGCGAGAGGAACAATTTCGTCGACGCATGCAGGAGTATCAACAAAAGGCCGCGGAATTGAATCGTGAGGTTCAGGAAAAACAAAAGGATGTTTTGGAAGGGTTTCGCGACAAGGTCGAAGCCGTGGTGGCAAAAGTTGCAAAGCGTCTGGGATTACAGGTAGTTGTCGATAGGAGTAAGGGAGGTCCAACTATCTATCACGAAGAGGGGTTGGATATTTCAAACCAAGTGATTGAGGAGTTCAACCGAGAATATCCGTAA
- a CDS encoding OmpH family outer membrane protein, translating to MMNRTNMIGLAVLWYMAQWATPLYAGDSARVGVLDQQTVMERSKAGKAALDDMAGYAQTRQKIINADEQELKELQQSLEDPNTKLTDAVRQEKEEQLRSKVEAYQHRVQEFNREVQQKRGEMVADYSRKIAAAAQSVAQKEGYAAILDKGNDAMLRIVLYHQAALDVTESVVKEFDRQNP from the coding sequence ATGATGAATCGTACGAACATGATCGGGTTGGCCGTTCTGTGGTACATGGCCCAATGGGCGACGCCGTTATATGCCGGAGACTCGGCCAGGGTCGGGGTGTTGGATCAACAGACCGTCATGGAGCGAAGCAAGGCGGGGAAGGCGGCATTGGATGATATGGCGGGTTATGCCCAGACCAGGCAGAAGATTATCAATGCTGATGAGCAGGAGCTCAAGGAATTGCAACAATCCTTGGAGGATCCGAATACCAAGCTCACCGATGCGGTTCGGCAAGAGAAGGAGGAACAGCTTCGAAGCAAGGTAGAAGCCTATCAGCATCGAGTGCAAGAGTTTAATCGTGAGGTGCAGCAGAAGCGAGGTGAAATGGTCGCAGACTATTCGCGAAAGATTGCGGCAGCGGCGCAATCTGTCGCTCAAAAAGAAGGTTATGCGGCCATTCTCGATAAGGGCAATGACGCGATGCTTCGCATCGTACTCTATCATCAGGCTGCGTTGGATGTGACGGAGTCGGTTGTCAAAGAATTTGATCGGCAAAACCCTTAA
- the fabZ gene encoding 3-hydroxyacyl-ACP dehydratase FabZ, translating to MASVEQAEIQALLPHRYPFLLVDRVKEFEPHKRIVGIKNVTVNEPFFQGHFPGRPIMPGVLMIEAMAQVGGVLVFKSGGTVGKTIMYLTGIEEAKFRKPVVPGDQLRLEIDVLKTRPPFWKMQGKAFVDNEVVCEAVVTAMVMEEKTDTQ from the coding sequence ATGGCGTCGGTCGAGCAGGCTGAAATTCAAGCATTACTTCCCCACCGGTACCCTTTCCTGTTAGTAGATCGTGTGAAAGAGTTTGAGCCGCATAAGCGGATCGTCGGGATCAAGAATGTGACGGTCAATGAGCCGTTCTTCCAAGGCCATTTCCCAGGGCGCCCAATCATGCCGGGGGTGTTGATGATCGAGGCCATGGCGCAGGTGGGAGGGGTGTTGGTCTTCAAGTCGGGAGGGACGGTCGGCAAAACCATCATGTATTTGACGGGTATTGAAGAAGCCAAATTCAGGAAACCGGTCGTTCCAGGTGATCAGCTCCGGTTGGAGATCGATGTGCTCAAGACGCGTCCGCCTTTCTGGAAGATGCAGGGGAAAGCATTCGTCGACAATGAGGTGGTGTGCGAGGCCGTGGTGACGGCGATGGTGATGGAAGAAAAGACCGACACGCAGTAA
- the lpxA gene encoding acyl-ACP--UDP-N-acetylglucosamine O-acyltransferase produces MKIHPSAIVHPKAMLDTDVEVGPFCVVGEHVVIGKGSRLLSHVNVEGWTEIGERNEVHPFASIGGPPQHLAYKGEPTKVTIGHDNILREYVTINRGTVQGGGVTSLGSKGILMAYVHVAHDCRLGNHIIMANAASLAGHITIGDHSVIGGLTGVLQFVRIGDYVMVGGCCAIGQDIPPFTFAAGGYRAHLYGLNTVGLQRHGFSTDRIASLRKAFDLLFRTGHRTAEAIKLAKKEFKGQEDVAKILTFMEGTKRGISRAVSSDLEREFDQPV; encoded by the coding sequence GTGAAGATACATCCATCAGCGATTGTCCATCCCAAGGCCATGCTCGATACTGATGTCGAGGTCGGGCCGTTCTGTGTCGTTGGCGAACACGTGGTCATTGGAAAAGGGAGCCGCCTCCTCTCTCACGTGAATGTCGAAGGGTGGACGGAGATTGGGGAACGGAACGAAGTGCACCCCTTTGCCTCCATCGGAGGGCCTCCTCAGCACCTCGCGTATAAAGGGGAGCCGACCAAGGTGACAATCGGCCATGACAACATCCTCCGGGAATACGTCACGATTAACCGGGGAACCGTCCAAGGCGGGGGAGTGACCTCTCTCGGGTCCAAGGGCATCCTGATGGCGTATGTGCATGTGGCGCACGATTGCCGGCTCGGCAACCATATTATTATGGCCAATGCGGCGAGCCTGGCCGGACATATCACCATTGGAGATCATTCCGTTATCGGAGGGTTGACCGGTGTGCTTCAGTTTGTGCGTATCGGAGACTACGTCATGGTCGGCGGGTGCTGTGCGATCGGTCAGGATATTCCGCCATTTACGTTCGCAGCCGGTGGATATCGTGCGCATCTGTACGGCCTCAATACGGTCGGGTTGCAACGACACGGTTTCTCGACGGACCGTATTGCTTCGTTGAGGAAAGCATTCGATCTGCTCTTTCGAACAGGTCATCGAACGGCTGAGGCGATCAAGTTGGCGAAGAAGGAGTTCAAGGGACAGGAAGATGTGGCCAAGATTCTTACGTTTATGGAGGGGACTAAGCGTGGAATCTCGAGGGCAGTCAGCTCAGACCTTGAACGTGAATTCGATCAACCGGTATGA
- the lpxI gene encoding UDP-2,3-diacylglucosamine diphosphatase LpxI (LpxI, functionally equivalent to LpxH, replaces it in LPS biosynthesis in a minority of bacteria.), whose amino-acid sequence MGLTMPITDGRIGVIAGNGRFPIIFSDNARKMGLHVSAVAHEGETEPELEQHVDRIHWVKLGQLNKLINAFKADGVRHVVMLGGIKKTHIYSHARPDFRVLALATKLVLWKDDDILRALAAELEKDGLTICESTFGLDGILVTEGTLTSRQPTKKEWADIRYGWEVARETGRLDIGQCVIVKDHTIVAVEAVEGTDEAIKRGGALAKEGVVVVKRCKPQQDLRFDLPAVGPKTIEVMRSVKASVLAVEAGRSVMLDRDVLLRNAEDAGIVVVGVAREEESGMGT is encoded by the coding sequence ATGGGTTTGACCATGCCTATAACGGACGGTCGAATCGGGGTGATCGCCGGGAACGGGCGATTCCCGATCATCTTTTCCGATAATGCTCGCAAGATGGGTCTTCACGTGTCTGCTGTGGCCCACGAAGGTGAAACAGAACCGGAGCTCGAACAGCATGTCGACCGGATTCATTGGGTCAAGCTCGGCCAACTTAATAAATTGATTAACGCCTTCAAGGCCGACGGGGTACGCCATGTCGTCATGTTGGGAGGCATTAAGAAGACGCATATCTATAGTCACGCCCGTCCTGATTTTCGCGTGCTGGCCTTGGCTACGAAATTGGTTCTTTGGAAAGATGACGATATTCTCCGTGCGTTGGCGGCGGAGCTCGAAAAGGATGGCCTCACGATTTGTGAGTCGACATTCGGCCTTGACGGGATTTTAGTCACGGAAGGCACGTTGACCTCTCGCCAGCCGACGAAGAAAGAATGGGCGGATATCCGGTATGGGTGGGAGGTTGCGAGAGAGACCGGGCGTCTCGACATCGGTCAATGCGTGATCGTCAAGGATCACACAATCGTGGCGGTCGAAGCGGTTGAAGGAACTGATGAGGCAATCAAGCGTGGAGGCGCACTCGCCAAAGAGGGAGTGGTCGTCGTGAAGCGATGCAAGCCGCAACAGGACCTCCGATTTGATTTGCCCGCTGTCGGGCCTAAAACTATTGAGGTCATGCGATCGGTCAAGGCGTCCGTGCTTGCCGTTGAAGCAGGTCGGTCCGTGATGCTGGATCGAGACGTGCTCCTTCGCAATGCCGAAGATGCCGGGATCGTCGTCGTCGGCGTCGCTCGCGAAGAAGAATCAGGCATGGGGACCTAA